A window of the Lactuca sativa cultivar Salinas chromosome 7, Lsat_Salinas_v11, whole genome shotgun sequence genome harbors these coding sequences:
- the LOC111883708 gene encoding probable protein phosphatase 2C 6, translated as MEEILPAASVPLSLRNPICKIITEIQTPQVEQLIMGDKITFDDQNSDSGFQESEDELMSLEGDRIFEASCTLSVVSDSSSLCGEDFIAFESLNTLQSEDSEKGVCSVEGIDRVDDVAKEIVVSDKVSSGIVARSVFEVDCVPLWGYTSMCGRRPEMEDSVATVPRFLKIPIQMLTGEKMTKSLSHLSAHFFGVYDGHGGSQVANYCSGRVHTALQEELEPLMAACSGDGSNVINTENSCQDLWKKAFVKCFLKVDDEIGGKQGNLEIIAPETVGSTAVVALICSSHIIVSNCGDSRAVLCRGKEAMALSVDHKPNREDEYARIESAGGKVIQWNGHRVFGVLAMSRSIGDRYLKPWIIPDPEVTFIPRAKEDECLILASDGLWDVMSNEEACEIARKRILVWHKKNGATSLPPERGGGIDPAAQAAAESLSNRALQKGSKDNITVIVIDLKAQRKFKTKT; from the exons ATGGAGGAGATACTTCCGGCGGCTTCAGTGCCATTAAGCTTACGTAATCCAATCTGTAAAATAATCACTGAAATACAAACCCCACAAGTCGAACAACTGATCATGGGTGATAAAATTACTTTCGATGATCAAAATTCCGATTCCGGGTTTCAAGAAAGTGAAGATGAATTGATGTCATTAGAGGGTGATCGAATCTTTGAAGCGTCATGTACTCTTTCTGTCGTCAGTGATTCCAGTAGTTTATGTGGTGAAGATTTTATAGCATTCGAGTCTTTAAATACATTGCAATCAGAAGATAGTGAAAAGGGCGTTTGCTCGGTTGAAGGGATTGATAGGGTTGATGACGTGGCAAAGGAGATTGTTGTTTCTGATAAGGTGTCAAGTGGGATTGTAGCAAGAAGTGTGTTTGAGGTGGATTGTGTTCCTTTATGGGGATATACTTCTATGTGTGGAAGAAGACCTGAAATGGAAGATTCAGTTGCAACTGTTCCAAGATTCTTGAAGATTCCTATTCAGATGCTAACAGGTGAAAAGATGACCAAAAGTTTGAGTCATTTGAGTGCTCATTTCTTTGGGGTGTATGATGGACATGGTGGTTCTCAG GTTGCAAACTATTGTAGTGGGCGTGTTCATACTGCTTTACAAGAGGAATTAGAACCACTTATGGCGGCTTGTAGTGGTGATGGAAGCAATGTTATAAACACCGAAAATAGTTGCCAAGATTTGTGGAAAAAAGCTTTTGTCAAGTGTTTCCTTAAAGTTGATGATGAAATTGGAGGAAAACAAGGGAACCTTGAAATCATAGCTCCTGAAACCGTGGGGTCCACCGCAGTTGTTGCCTTGATTTGTTCCTCACATATAATCGTATCAAATTGTGGGGATTCAAGAGCCGTTTTATGCCGAGGAAAAGAAGCCATGGCACTTTCTGTAGATCATAAA CCAAATCGGGAGGATGAATATGCAAGGATAGAATCTGCGGGAGGCAAGGTGATACAATGGAATGGGCATcgtgtttttggtgttcttgcAATGTCAAGATCTATTG GTGACAGATACTTGAAACCATGGATCATCCCGGATCCGGAAGTGACATTCATTCCACGAGCCAAAGAAGACGAATGCCTAATTCTTGCAAGCGATGGTTTATGGGATGTGATGAGCAACGAAGAAGCATGTGAAATCGCTAGAAAAAGAATACTCGTTTGGCATAAAAAGAACGGCGCAACCAGTCTTCCACCAGAAAGAGGCGGAGGGATTGATCCGGCAGCCCAAGCGGCGGCGGAAAGCCTCTCAAATCGCGCTCTTCAAAAAGGAAGTAAAGATAACATTACGGTGATTGTTATTGACTTGAAAGCCCAAAGAAAGTTTAAGACCAAAACATGA